In one window of Thermotoga sp. DNA:
- a CDS encoding sulfite exporter TauE/SafE family protein encodes MPFLAFLGGILAGFLNVMAGGGSMITLPILTALGLGIDVANGTNRIAIILQNLVATERFKSKNVLKAKEAFLVSIPTIAGALVGSSIAVQIEKELLQRVVGIIFLIMAISLVWKPKIWIEDRNVKRNWILIYTIFFLIGIYGGFIQAGVGFLLMPAIAFLLGYELVKTNAVKVFIVASYNLISLLIFIIGGKVNFLYGLVLALGNMTGAWIAANLSVKKGAKWVRWVVFAAIIVVGIRYIF; translated from the coding sequence GTGCCATTTCTAGCGTTCCTTGGAGGAATTCTCGCTGGCTTTTTGAACGTGATGGCAGGTGGCGGTTCCATGATCACGCTCCCCATACTTACTGCACTGGGCCTGGGAATAGACGTGGCAAACGGCACAAACAGAATAGCTATCATCCTTCAGAACCTTGTCGCCACCGAGAGATTCAAATCGAAAAATGTTTTGAAAGCAAAAGAGGCGTTCTTGGTTTCTATACCAACTATTGCTGGAGCACTGGTGGGAAGTTCTATAGCAGTTCAGATAGAAAAGGAGCTACTTCAGAGAGTGGTTGGTATCATATTTCTCATAATGGCGATCTCCCTAGTGTGGAAACCTAAGATCTGGATAGAGGACAGAAATGTGAAAAGAAACTGGATCCTGATATACACGATCTTCTTCTTGATAGGAATATATGGTGGGTTCATACAGGCAGGAGTGGGATTTCTCCTCATGCCAGCTATTGCCTTTCTTCTTGGATACGAACTGGTCAAGACGAACGCCGTTAAGGTGTTCATCGTAGCATCTTACAATTTGATTTCCCTTCTGATATTCATTATAGGTGGAAAGGTGAATTTTCTTTATGGACTCGTCCTTGCCCTTGGAAACATGACTGGGGCGTGGATCGCTGCCAATCTCTCTGTTAAGAAAGGGGCAAAATGGGTAAGGTGGGTCGTCTTTGCCGCGATAATTGTCGTCGGAATAAGATACATTTTTTAA
- a CDS encoding ABC transporter permease: MKSLIISILRNNYFRNKGVLFWNFAFPMLLYLILVSIFGDISSHMNLRIGVVGESKTLKGVFEKLPSGIEIVDTKDPEKDLKYGKIDVCIVMPENFGSLFTRALLLSRTKLSMPVKVIVVYAPERQESSILANVVANILESLDLQIRKKKEIEVEYRSKERKDINYPHYVFPAILLVGVMSVGLFTVPYQLALYREQGILKRLFASPLKGHHYLISTAVCGLLAMSITSLAVTLFAKILFGVPGLSLSFLTGTAFSFFTFLSISFLMVSLFKSFSALNAVSQIFNQVFMFMGGFYFDVSNVPWPLKALVVGNPATYLVDYLRGSLGYETIYTHHFAVPFIWIVVSLTLFSLSWRQVIMVE; this comes from the coding sequence ATGAAGAGCTTGATCATTTCCATTCTTAGAAACAACTACTTCAGAAACAAGGGAGTTCTCTTTTGGAATTTTGCGTTCCCGATGCTTCTGTACTTGATCCTCGTGTCGATCTTCGGGGATATATCTTCCCACATGAATCTGAGAATAGGTGTTGTCGGTGAAAGCAAAACGTTGAAGGGTGTCTTTGAAAAACTCCCGTCCGGTATAGAGATCGTGGATACGAAAGATCCGGAGAAAGATCTGAAGTACGGAAAGATAGACGTGTGCATCGTTATGCCTGAAAATTTCGGTTCCCTTTTCACAAGAGCACTCCTGCTCTCCAGAACAAAACTCTCCATGCCTGTCAAGGTAATTGTCGTCTACGCCCCAGAAAGGCAGGAATCATCCATTCTTGCAAATGTCGTAGCAAACATCCTTGAGTCCCTCGATCTACAGATCAGGAAGAAGAAGGAGATAGAGGTGGAATACAGGAGTAAAGAGAGAAAGGATATAAACTACCCACACTACGTTTTTCCCGCCATCTTGCTTGTAGGTGTGATGTCGGTAGGGCTTTTCACCGTTCCGTACCAGCTGGCCCTTTACAGAGAACAAGGCATCCTGAAAAGGCTCTTCGCATCTCCTTTGAAAGGTCATCATTATCTTATTTCGACTGCGGTTTGTGGCCTACTGGCCATGTCTATCACCTCACTCGCTGTGACGCTCTTTGCAAAAATTCTCTTCGGGGTGCCTGGACTTTCTCTTTCTTTTTTGACGGGTACTGCCTTTTCTTTCTTCACTTTCTTGAGCATCTCGTTTCTCATGGTTTCTCTGTTCAAAAGTTTCTCTGCATTGAACGCTGTGTCTCAGATATTCAATCAAGTATTTATGTTCATGGGAGGATTCTACTTCGATGTCTCGAACGTTCCCTGGCCTTTGAAAGCACTCGTTGTCGGAAATCCGGCGACCTATCTTGTGGATTACCTGAGAGGAAGTCTTGGTTACGAGACGATTTACACACACCATTTTGCAGTGCCCTTTATCTGGATAGTTGTTTCTCTCACTCTCTTTTCGTTGAGCTGGAGGCAGGTGATAATGGTTGAGTAG
- a CDS encoding phosphate propanoyltransferase, with translation MVKKEPGIIVGVSNRHVHLSKEDLETLFGEGYELTPIKDLRQPGQYAAKETVTIVGPKGAIENVRVLGPVRRETQVEISRTDAFKLGLRPPVRDSGDLEGTPGIVIIGPNGILVKEKGVIIAKRHIHMHPKDGEHYGVKDKDIVKVLVEKGDRRLIFDDVLIRVREDFALEFHVDTDEANAAMLNTGDIVYIVEL, from the coding sequence TTGGTCAAGAAGGAACCAGGTATAATTGTAGGTGTGAGCAACAGACACGTTCACCTCTCCAAAGAGGACTTGGAAACGCTTTTCGGAGAAGGTTACGAACTCACGCCGATAAAAGATCTCAGACAACCTGGTCAGTACGCTGCAAAAGAAACTGTGACCATAGTGGGTCCAAAGGGTGCCATCGAGAACGTGAGAGTACTCGGCCCTGTCAGAAGAGAGACCCAGGTGGAGATCTCAAGGACCGATGCTTTCAAACTTGGTCTCAGACCCCCAGTGAGGGACTCTGGAGATCTTGAGGGAACACCGGGAATCGTTATCATCGGTCCAAACGGTATCCTGGTGAAGGAAAAGGGTGTTATAATCGCGAAAAGACACATACACATGCACCCAAAGGATGGAGAGCACTACGGAGTGAAAGATAAGGACATAGTAAAAGTGCTCGTTGAAAAGGGAGATAGAAGGTTGATATTCGACGACGTTCTCATAAGGGTGAGGGAAGATTTCGCTCTGGAGTTCCATGTCGATACCGATGAGGCAAATGCTGCAATGTTGAATACTGGAGACATTGTTTATATAGTAGAGCTTTGA
- a CDS encoding ABC transporter ATP-binding protein, with protein MSKERGINLEILKVVNLKKYYSNVKAVDGISFTVERGTVFSLLGPNGAGKTTTVEILEGLRKKDEGEIYYFGERKESLDSETKRKIGVCLQKSAFFENLTVWETLKLFRGLYRKGLKLPEVVELFRLERIERKRVKTLSGGQLQRLAVAVAFVNDPEIVFLDEPTTGLDPQARRQIWDVVEHFKSRGKTIFLTTHYMEEAEKLSDHVCIIDHGKIISEGSPSSLINSSGLKTVVEFDSDQVVNVNYLEKKDSHYIVETDNPEELIKDLLRKWDVSNIVIRKPNLEDVFLKLTGRDLRE; from the coding sequence ATGTCTAAAGAAAGGGGGATTAATTTGGAAATACTGAAAGTTGTGAATCTTAAAAAGTACTATAGTAATGTGAAAGCGGTGGATGGGATAAGTTTCACTGTGGAGCGGGGAACTGTCTTTTCCCTGCTGGGACCCAACGGTGCCGGAAAAACTACAACTGTGGAGATTCTCGAAGGCCTCAGGAAGAAAGATGAGGGAGAGATATACTACTTCGGGGAAAGGAAAGAATCTCTGGATAGTGAAACGAAGAGGAAAATTGGAGTATGCCTGCAGAAAAGCGCTTTTTTTGAGAATCTCACGGTTTGGGAAACATTGAAACTTTTCCGAGGTCTCTACAGAAAAGGATTGAAATTACCAGAGGTGGTAGAGCTCTTTCGACTTGAAAGAATCGAAAGAAAAAGGGTTAAGACCCTCTCTGGGGGGCAACTTCAAAGACTCGCAGTTGCTGTGGCTTTCGTTAACGATCCCGAGATCGTGTTTCTCGACGAACCCACTACAGGACTCGATCCGCAGGCAAGAAGACAGATCTGGGACGTTGTAGAGCATTTCAAAAGTCGAGGGAAAACGATCTTTCTGACCACCCATTACATGGAGGAGGCGGAAAAGCTCTCCGATCACGTCTGCATAATAGACCACGGAAAGATCATATCAGAAGGCTCGCCCTCTTCCCTCATAAATTCTTCTGGGCTGAAGACCGTCGTTGAATTCGACAGCGATCAGGTTGTGAATGTGAATTACTTGGAGAAAAAGGATAGCCATTACATTGTGGAAACAGACAACCCAGAAGAATTGATAAAAGATCTGCTGAGAAAATGGGACGTTTCCAACATAGTGATAAGAAAACCAAATCTTGAGGATGTTTTCTTGAAACTCACAGGTAGGGATTTGAGAGAATGA
- a CDS encoding ABC transporter permease encodes MSRFFALFSAMWKESWRDKVATFFTIAFPVMFLLIFGFIFGGSSGSVRTTVVTTDYDLSDFGDVYSSTEEVKGYYHEIAVVKKDKIIFIRNTTDEYYQSLLDSWEISLKNKVERLVNGLNPVIVVEKKVIESSRDLTSFDYTLTGVIAISLLSIGLFGTVDVFSHYRERGFLKRLKAAPVGNFSFVFGLISARMFYGIISTTIIMVLGILLFNAKYQLNVSLFLLSVVSSVLSFIALGALISLLFKKSDVAIEVSVILFTIMMFLSGVYFPVSFLPNYLQIVSYFLPVRYGVEIIRYSLGFEIFPLSRYFFTTLLMFGGGLLFVFCTASIVLKKED; translated from the coding sequence TTGAGTAGGTTCTTTGCCTTGTTTTCTGCCATGTGGAAAGAATCTTGGAGGGATAAGGTCGCCACGTTCTTCACCATAGCGTTTCCTGTGATGTTTCTTTTGATATTCGGCTTTATCTTCGGTGGGTCCAGTGGGTCGGTAAGAACAACTGTGGTGACGACCGACTACGACCTCTCTGATTTTGGTGATGTGTACTCTTCCACTGAGGAGGTAAAAGGATATTATCACGAAATCGCGGTGGTGAAAAAAGACAAGATTATCTTTATAAGAAACACAACGGACGAGTACTATCAATCCTTGCTTGATTCCTGGGAAATATCTTTGAAAAACAAAGTCGAAAGACTTGTCAATGGTCTGAACCCTGTAATAGTTGTTGAGAAGAAAGTAATAGAAAGCTCTCGGGATCTCACATCTTTTGATTACACACTCACCGGCGTGATAGCGATATCTCTTCTTTCTATTGGTCTTTTTGGAACGGTGGACGTGTTTTCACACTACCGGGAAAGAGGGTTTCTGAAAAGGCTTAAAGCCGCACCAGTTGGAAACTTCTCTTTTGTTTTCGGATTGATATCGGCGAGGATGTTTTACGGGATCATCAGTACTACGATCATCATGGTACTGGGTATCCTTCTTTTCAACGCGAAGTACCAGTTAAACGTTTCCCTCTTTCTTTTGTCCGTGGTGAGCTCTGTTCTTTCTTTTATCGCTTTGGGCGCTTTGATATCGCTTTTGTTCAAAAAATCTGATGTAGCAATTGAAGTATCCGTTATTCTGTTCACTATCATGATGTTTCTATCCGGTGTCTACTTTCCGGTTTCCTTTCTGCCGAACTATCTACAAATCGTCTCTTACTTTCTACCTGTAAGGTACGGCGTGGAGATCATCAGGTACTCTCTGGGCTTTGAAATCTTTCCACTGAGCAGATACTTCTTCACAACCTTACTCATGTTCGGGGGTGGCCTTCTTTTTGTGTTCTGCACGGCTTCCATCGTTTTGAAAAAGGAAGACTAG
- a CDS encoding Hsp20/alpha crystallin family protein — MLLGRREDIFRPFRELQREIDRLFDDFFRTEIRSSGEMLAPDMDVYETDNEVVVEAEIPGLDRKDIKITVEENILKITGEKKIEREQKGRNYYFVERSAGKFERAIRLPDYVDVEQIKAEYKNGVLTVRIPKKEERKKKVIEVEVQE; from the coding sequence ATGCTTTTAGGAAGAAGAGAAGACATTTTTAGACCGTTTAGGGAACTCCAGAGAGAGATTGACAGACTCTTCGATGACTTCTTCAGAACTGAGATCAGATCTTCCGGGGAAATGCTTGCGCCGGACATGGACGTGTATGAGACAGACAACGAAGTGGTGGTGGAAGCAGAAATACCGGGTCTGGACAGAAAAGACATCAAGATAACGGTTGAAGAGAATATTCTGAAGATCACTGGAGAAAAAAAGATCGAAAGAGAGCAGAAAGGCAGAAACTACTACTTTGTTGAAAGAAGTGCGGGTAAGTTCGAAAGGGCTATTAGATTGCCAGACTACGTGGATGTGGAACAGATCAAAGCAGAGTACAAAAACGGGGTGCTTACTGTCAGAATACCAAAGAAAGAGGAGAGAAAGAAAAAAGTGATTGAGGTGGAAGTTCAGGAATGA